A genomic window from Paenibacillus sp. FSL K6-0276 includes:
- a CDS encoding baseplate J/gp47 family protein: MLDSTGFKRLRFDDLFAQMEDKAKEAFGDTVNTSVRSPLGIILRIFAWFLAIIWSTAEDVYNSGYIPTATGNNLDRLGPQVGITRTLAQWASGQLTITGTPGYVVPAGFRAATASGVVFETLTSVTLTGSTGTIAIEALEAGSGGNLGAGMITVVVNPVPDVTSVTNAAPTTGGREKETDAEFRNRFDQSVAGGGAASVDALRGALLRLPTVRAATIIENTGMTADSAGRPPKSFQAYVLGGDEQGIAETIFATKSGGIESHGAISKQVEDLGGQAHTVKFSRATEVVIKVSVAVIKNERYPADGDEQVRSALIRYIGGTDAAGSYYNGLSMGVAVVYTRLISAVYSVEGVEDIALTVGKVSGSLGGSNVLIQPYEVAQTTAAQISVSSHV; encoded by the coding sequence TTGTTGGATAGCACAGGGTTTAAGCGGCTGCGCTTTGACGATCTTTTTGCGCAAATGGAAGACAAGGCTAAGGAAGCATTCGGTGACACCGTTAATACCTCTGTCCGGTCACCGTTAGGTATCATTCTCCGAATATTTGCGTGGTTTTTAGCAATCATTTGGAGTACCGCCGAAGACGTCTATAACAGTGGCTATATTCCGACGGCAACGGGAAACAACCTGGATCGGCTGGGGCCGCAGGTAGGTATTACCCGCACACTGGCGCAGTGGGCAAGCGGACAGCTGACGATTACCGGGACACCTGGGTATGTCGTGCCTGCTGGCTTCCGGGCGGCTACCGCTTCCGGCGTGGTCTTTGAGACACTGACAAGCGTTACGCTCACAGGCAGTACCGGTACCATTGCTATAGAGGCGCTGGAGGCGGGTTCAGGTGGCAATTTGGGCGCTGGCATGATTACGGTTGTGGTTAATCCGGTACCGGACGTGACCAGCGTCACCAATGCCGCACCGACTACCGGCGGCAGGGAGAAGGAAACGGACGCGGAGTTCCGCAATCGCTTTGACCAATCCGTTGCCGGTGGCGGTGCAGCTTCGGTGGATGCCTTACGCGGTGCGCTTCTGCGGCTGCCTACCGTCCGGGCGGCAACGATCATAGAAAATACCGGCATGACGGCAGACAGCGCCGGGCGGCCGCCGAAGTCCTTCCAGGCTTATGTGCTGGGCGGTGATGAACAGGGAATTGCCGAAACTATCTTTGCGACCAAGAGCGGAGGAATCGAGTCCCACGGGGCTATCAGTAAGCAGGTGGAGGACTTGGGCGGCCAGGCACATACGGTTAAGTTTTCCCGGGCCACTGAGGTTGTCATTAAAGTCTCTGTAGCAGTTATCAAAAACGAGCGATACCCGGCAGACGGTGACGAGCAGGTACGTAGCGCGCTTATCCGATATATCGGCGGCACCGATGCAGCGGGGTCATATTATAACGGCCTGAGCATGGGCGTAGCCGTTGTGTATACACGCTTAATCAGCGCTGTATATAGCGTTGAGGGTGTGGAGGATATAGCACTTACCGTTGGAAAGGTGTCCGGTAGCCTGGGCGGCAGCAATGTTTTAATCCAGCCGTACGAAGTGGCACAGACTACGGCGGCACAGATTTCGGTGAGTAGCCATGTTTAG